GGACAGAATCTCGATTGGGGCACTGACCAAAAATATTCAAGCCATCGACTTAAGTATGCGGATACAGATGGCACTGTAAATGCGGAAGCAAACAAGAAGCCGGGCTTAGCAAGCCCATGGCGGTGGCATCACACCGCAACTCGCAAATCTGCGCAGGTTTTTCAGTCACAAGGGTGACCATTTATGCCACTTAGCAGTGGCATGAGTCTTGCATCATTGGGTGCTCATCCAGCCCAAATATGACATGAATAGTCCCATCCCCTTTTCACTACCTAAGACGTTAGAGAGCCTGCGTTTAGGAGACCTATTGCGCATGCTGGTCTCCGATGGACGTATTGAAAAGGCCTGGGCGGAAAAGCTGCATCAGGACCGAAAACGCGATAGCTCCAAAATCCACCCGATTGTCATCGTGGCCGAACAAAGATGGCCAGACTTATTGCATCCGTCACAATTGCTGTCAGTAGAGCAGCTGAGTCAGTTTGTTGCCAACAAAGCCAAAGTCCCTTATTACCAAATTGACCCGTTGAAGCTGGATTTCAGCGCGGCGGCACAGATTGTTTCGCAAGCCTATGCTGAGCGCTTGCGCATCATGCCGATTACGGTTAAAGATGGCGTCGCCACCGTCGCCACCGCGGATCCGTTCCATCAAGAATGGCTGCATGACTTGGAGCGTATGCTCAAGTTGCGCATTGAAGTGGTGATGGTCAACCCACTAGACCTGCAACGTTATCTGCCAGAAGTTTATCAATTATCTGCAGCCATCCAATCGGCTAATGCTGCCAAAGCCGGTCAAATTGTCGGCGTACAAAACTTTGAGCAATTAATCGAACTAGGCAAAGACCGCCAGCTCGATGCGAATGAGCAACACGTGGTCAATATTGTGGATTGGCTGTTTAAATACGCCTTTGAACAGCGCGCCAGCGATATTCACCTTGAACCGCGTCGCCACATGGGCCTAATGCGTTTTCGGATTGATGGTGTCTTGCATCAGGTGTATCAACTACCGAGCAATATCATGAATGCGATCACCAGCCGGATCAAACTGCTGGGTCGCATGGATATGGTAGAGAAACGTCGTCCGCAAGATGGCCGAGTGAAAACCGTGAGCGCAGATGGCAAGGAAATCGAATTACGCCTATCCACCATGCCGACCGCTTTTGGTGAAAAGCTGGTCATGCGGATTTTCAAACCAGATATTCTGGTGCAAGATTTTCAGCTACTGGGTTTTTCGAAACGGCAAAGTGAGCAGTGGTCTCAATGGACGCGTCAACCGAATGGCATTATTTTAGTCACCGGGCCGACCGGCTCCGGCAAGACAACCACGCTATACACCACGTTGAAACAGCTGGCGACGGATGAAGTGAATGTCTGCACGGTGGAAGACCCGATTGAAATGATAGAGCCGGCCTTTAACCAGATGCAGGTCACGCAAAACATCGGTTTGGGCTTTGCGGAAGGCATCCGCACGCTGATGCGTCAGGACCCTGACATTATCATGGTGGGGGAGATCCGCGATCAGGAGACGGCAGACATGGCCATACAAGCAGCACTTACCGGCCATCTAGTGCTCTCCACCTTGCATACTAACGACGCCCCATCCGCCGTGACCCGTTTGCTAGACTTAGGCGTCCCCGCCTACCTGATTCATTCCAGTTTGCTT
This Methylophilus medardicus DNA region includes the following protein-coding sequences:
- a CDS encoding GspE/PulE family protein encodes the protein MNSPIPFSLPKTLESLRLGDLLRMLVSDGRIEKAWAEKLHQDRKRDSSKIHPIVIVAEQRWPDLLHPSQLLSVEQLSQFVANKAKVPYYQIDPLKLDFSAAAQIVSQAYAERLRIMPITVKDGVATVATADPFHQEWLHDLERMLKLRIEVVMVNPLDLQRYLPEVYQLSAAIQSANAAKAGQIVGVQNFEQLIELGKDRQLDANEQHVVNIVDWLFKYAFEQRASDIHLEPRRHMGLMRFRIDGVLHQVYQLPSNIMNAITSRIKLLGRMDMVEKRRPQDGRVKTVSADGKEIELRLSTMPTAFGEKLVMRIFKPDILVQDFQLLGFSKRQSEQWSQWTRQPNGIILVTGPTGSGKTTTLYTTLKQLATDEVNVCTVEDPIEMIEPAFNQMQVTQNIGLGFAEGIRTLMRQDPDIIMVGEIRDQETADMAIQAALTGHLVLSTLHTNDAPSAVTRLLDLGVPAYLIHSSLLGIMAQRLVRTLCPHCKTEGELSDEEWASVTRPFKAKKPAKVMKAVGCQECRKTGYRGRTGIYEMLTMTPALRQLITPETDVLQLRQAAIQAGMQPLMLNGAEKIAAGLTTVEEVLKVAPPLELH